atttgacaaaataattggtagaaacaaaacaaaattttgacaaaataattcgtagaaacaaacaaattaataattttcaactcttttatgtattttaagaGTTCAATAATGAGTTATGAATGAGTTTGAGAGGATcgaagagaaaagaaatagaTTAATTGTCGagttaataatgaaaaaaagataaaaggtatGGGTTACATTATCTCATTCATTGACTACAATAACTAAATGAAAAACAAGGTATTCggaccaaaaaacaaaaataaaaattaatgaaacaattttcttaagataaaatttcatttaaaatacctaaatatattatatttttagacaCCCATTTATTCGATCATCATTATTTTGTTCCATCTCATTAAAAACATCACTGGACTAAGTTACAATTAcaacacatttatttttttttgtccattATGGTGTAGATCATACAAATATACACATAATTatcagaagaaaaatattttttgactacaaaattttaacaactttttcttacaatCTTAGGTGTTATCTTCTAAgtggttttctattttttttattcttaatattcaaaattcacttaaaagaTAACATATCaagttataagagaaagttgtcaaaatttagtagttaaaatatgATTGTCCTTGTCAGATTCATCACTGTGAAAACCCTTGATGAAATAACAAAAGGTACTTACCAAAACACTGAAGCCAGAAACATTGGTGAGAGAGGTTGCAATTGCAACACTTGAAAGAGAAAGCTGGTTGAGATGACCAACCATTATGAGAGACACCACTGGCACAAGATACTGCAACACACTTGCAACCACCATTGGAGCTGCTATTCTTCTCACCTTCTTCATCTCCTCCCTCATTCCTCTCTTCCATGAACCTCCTTCTTTCTCCATTACTTCCTTTTTCATCATCAACTTTCCCAcactcttatatatatatatatatatatatatatatatatatatatatatatatatatatccacacTTTCAACCCTTTGCCTCCACTTTTGTCCTCTCTTTCCTATTTgagatatttcaaaaattagaaACTGGTTGTACAATAATAAAcactaatttgattttttttaaatatttagaaaaaacttaaaaattaaagtacTATACTTTTTATGTTTAACGGAAAAcgtcaaaaaaattcaataaaaatttttGAATCCACTTTCCCTCTCAGTCAATCATATTTCTACAAACTAATAAACAACACAAACCATGCCTATAAAATAAGTATGCGTGCCCCATAATGCAGATAATTTGAACGCTATAATTGATGTATATCAAGATATTCTGAAACAAATCAGCATATAAAATTAGTAAACAGAATCCGTGCCCATAAATGcagatatttttaacaacacCTACAACGTGCATAAATGAGTTTTAATCgtaaacatttaatatttttaatattcaaaatttagaacatttGAACACTATAATTGATGTATATTAAGTTGgctaaagataatatatatatatatatatatatatatatatatatatatatatatatatatatatatatatatatatatattaaaaacttattttttaattactaaattttaacaactttctcttataatcttaagtgtcatcttttaaataattttatatatattttttttcattttcagtatttcaaaaccatttaaaaaattacacatcatattataaaaaaaagttgtcaaaatttaatagtcaaaatatcatatattatatatatatatatatatatatgaacatgTATATGTGAACAACCCTTTATGTTTACGATGTACACGAATTAATAGCAACTGATAGGACCTTCAGCTACCTCGGTAGCCATTTtcatctcatatatatatatatatatatatatatatatatatatatatatatatatatatataatttatattattcttttgtGGGACCAATTTTAGCCATTTTCTAAATTCCAACAAAATTcggattaaattaaataaattaaaattataaattattattattattatttatataagttgtggttaaattatttgtaataaatgAGCATAAAATACCTTTTGGTAAACAAAAAACGTGTCAGATTAAGAAATAGTTTTCTGAATATTCTCAtgcattattttaattgataacaTAGAGATTCAATGTTACAAAatcttaataataaattaattacctggttttttttctttatttttaggATTCTTTGTCTAATTGCTCATCCCAAACCTCACTTTCGGATTATTATTTCACAGATCACTAAACACTCAAAAATCGTTTGGGTTGACCTCTCATTAACACTAATTTTCTGTTTTCACGTAAAGCCAAACTCCACCGATTGCAATTAATCGCATAATAATCATATTACAAaaccaaattattttataacttttatacaactaacaagtatatatttttcataaatataaagctttaatatattaattatacttttcCTCCATTCTTTCACTAAGCAGTAACTAtcacatgtattttttattcaacctttttaatattaaatggaATAACGAATTTGAACCATAGTAATTTAAATTCTCTGAAACTAGATTATTCCTTAAACAATCTAGTTTGATTTGTAATCTAAATTAGAGTTAATCTTAAACTAAACAAGATTACTCAAatctaatttcatttatttattttgaaatcattAATCAAGGCAATTATGATTTCTCGTATAATTTTGATCAATCAAAAAgtagaaaaatgattatattCTCCTAAGATTACTAAGTATCAAGGATTTGGCCATAATCACTTGGTCATGACTTTCACAAATTCGATAGGGGCCAAACtgtcaacaaaaaatatataaaaagatgtGCTGCAGAAGGAGAAAGAGGAAGTGCGAAAAGTAGATGTGATCTCATGAGTATGGGTCTACAAGGCCCAAAAGGATATCAAGTTCTAGGCCCATTATTCCTTTCAAACCCGGTTTCAAACTTTCGGACCTATGCCATTGGTTTCGCCGTTTCGCCACTTGCCAACGCGTTTCTCTCGTCTCTTCCCATTCTCGCCGTCGCTGCCAAGTACGTGTAAGCTCTGTCCCTCTGTAGCAGCTTCGTCATTCACTCATCTATGAACTATTGCTTGCGTTTGTTATCGGTGAAGTGTGTTTACAGTGTGAACGAGCTGATTGGTTTAGTAGTTTTGTttacagaataaaaaaaaatgataaagagGAGGTTCTTCAAGCTCGACCACGGTGATAAAGATGTCTCGGATCCGTCGTCTTCTTCTTCGGACTCCGAGCTTGAAGCCGAAGCAGAAGCTACTGAAGAAGAGTCTTCAGAGGATGATGCTACAGTAGAAGCAAAACCGAACGGTGATGAAGCCGTTTCAACTTCTTCTGGTTGGTTTATTGATACTTTGTTAACTAATTTTTGTTTCCACCAGTAAAATGTGTTTAGTAGTATTAACACCAACGAGATACGTAGAATTGCTGCTGGTGTTACTTTTTGATTACGGAATCGTAGAGTTCGCTGATAGAGCGACAtgtattagtttttattataacagTGTTTGTCTTTTGTTAATGTCAGTCGCTGTTCTTGACACAttatttgtgtttgttgttgGCATATTCAGGGTATGCAAGTGAGGATAGTTCTGCGAATGATGTTGATGTCGACTCAACAGGTAGGTTTGGTTGAATACACATTCTAACACAGAATTGTGTTCTATCAGTGGAAATAAGTCATGCTAATGTACTCTTTCAACTTATTTATGTTTCGATACTATGAACGGAATAATGGTAACAACTATTTGTTAGGATGTTAGGAGAAGATGAAGTTAATTAAGGTAGTTAAATATTAATGAGGTATTTAGTTAGAGGTGTTAGTTGGATGTAAACAAGGGAGGAAGGATTAGATAGATTCAGATTTATTGACATTGTAAATTGACTCTTTGTGGAAGGGGAAATCCAGGGAGGAAATGTTTTCCTCttattcaataaaattctttctcatttcttttattGGCTCCTGACATCTTATCTTAGGCTTTGACCTtgtatttgttttccttttcacAATATCAAATTCAATGAACAACTTTTAAGGGATATGTACTCAAGAAAAAACCTTTATGCAGAAGATCTAGTTTGCCACTAGGGTTTGATTTGTGCTGTCTACTTGAGATTTAAGTTGAGATTTTGTACTGTTCAaaattcttttgttattttacttttgtatgTCAAGTAAATGTCTATTTATGGGATAATAGCATTCATTGTATTGGTTATTTCTGTAACTTCCATTGCTCTGTTCCTTGGGAAAGAATCCTTTCATGATTGTTTTAACATTGGCGTAAAACATCAGGTGTGCTATTCAGTGAAGATGATGGTGGAGCTATAAATGAAAGAGACATGCTTTTTAACAAGGAGTTCCTGAGTAAACCTGACACTGAAAAGTCTAATGTGATTGCTGAAAAGGAAACCGTACAGGCAGATATGCCAGATTACGTTTTAAAACACAAATCAGTATTTAAGTGCAAGATATGTCCCCGAATTACCTGTTTATCTGAAGGCACTTTGAGGGATCATCTGCAATCAAAGGtaacattgttttttcttttgttggcTTATTATGCTTAAGAAACAGCTTATACTTACTATTCATAGTActttatttttgagaaaagattCATAAACTTCTATCTATTTATTCTTTGTCATTTGctgtatatattaaattattgtataCATTTGACTGGAAATTGGTTATGGGAGCTCTGCTTTGATCTGGGAAAGGAAACAACAATTAATTACATACTCTAGGATAGAGCCGGCACACTTTGGGATCCTACATTGctacatttttttatacaatcCTTGTAAAAGAGAGCTCGTTCACCATTGAGTGTATATCCGATAAAAAGGATGTTGAACTATATTGACGGTAACAAGTTTagattaatattataatacaatGAGGATAAATGTTAGTTGGGAAGGGAAATTATCACGGGACTCCTTTAAGTGAGTGACAGACAGTATATAACCGGGTCAAAAAGGTGGGGAATTTTCATCAAAGGATGTGATGAATGCAAGTGTAATTTATTagagtatttattttttatcggttgaaatatttgtttttctacaCCGGAGAAAAAGAGATGACATTCTAATGAAGCACTGGAAAGACAAAATAATCTAATCTCCTTCCCTTCTATTTCTTAGCCACGATACCATAATAAGTTCAATCAAGGAGAGATGGATTACTTTTTTCCCCGAAAACCGGCAATTTTTTGCTCTGGTCTAATATATACCAAAAACAAACTTTATACATGTGGTAATGTCACCTGTTGGTGGAGGACTTGCTTTTAGTTTGTGTTTGCTCAGATTAATAGTTCATTCCAAACTAAACCACCTAGGTGGAGAAATTTCCCATGATGCCACTActcattaaatatttatggaTGCACAGCAGTATCCGGTTAACTGTAATGATAATCATTACCTAAGTCACAGGTTTAATACCCTATGAGATAGGATTAGCCATGAGCCAGACAGAGGGTAAAACTAGCATTTCATTCAACTCTCGACAATATGATCAACTTCGAGAGGACATGTAGCAACTTTTTCTTGTCATTTTGTAAGGCTTCTTATTGATGAAATGATGATTTTGTAATTACTGCAGAGACATGCTCGATCTGTAAAACTACTCAGTGAGGGTAGACTGAAGGTTATGCTCAACAGTGATGGTGAGATTGAGAATCAAGAGATAGCAGATGTACCATCTATAGATTCCGAGGTTGGTTCTTCAACAGCTCAATCGCAGTTTACTGCAACTCAGCTAAATAAAAAACTACTTGTTATTGAATTGAACATGCTTGGCAAACTTAATCATTGATGATATTTTTAGGATAACGCTGAGAAGAATCACGAAGCGCAGAAGCAGCAGAAAAAGAGATTCAGAAAGAAGGTAAAGAACACCAGTGAcagtttaatttgaaaatttgaaactgTAAGGTTTATGGAAATGTTTTTGAATGGCAGAAAAGTGGCATAGCAAAGACAAAGAAATTCCTTTCAACGGAAGGACCAGTCAAGAGAAGGCAAAAGAAACGACAAGTCTAATCTGTAGTAGTCAGCATTTTGTAGAGTAAATTTTGCCACCACTGACAACTGCCTGCGAGTGCAAAGTCTGCGTAATCCGATATATGTACTCTACCGAGGGTGCTTCTTGAGCCCCCTACCcgttttgtttaatattttccttttttcttttaatttttgctttGTTGCCCTTCCTACAGTGTCTgaaagtatttaattttttgccGTCTGTTTCCTACAGAGtctgaaaatatttaatttttttgctttTCCCGTAGCATACCAATATTTTCGAAATTTCTTTGTAAAGACTTGCCAGTAAAGATTATTCAGATTATATAAGGTTAAATTTGGCtgtgtttattttctttcagaAAAGATTTAATTGTGTGTACATTAAAGACTAACTGTGATGCCATGCCTCTGAAGAATCAAAGGgtaaaaatttaatctttagCTCCAGCGTCGAGGCTATATGCTTAGATCACTTTAACTTTTGGATTGTCCCGGTAGGaacaaatttataaagaaaaataagtctGGAAAGCTATAGCTGTTACTTGATAAAATGTATGAATCCATCCACATGATAAATTGTGAGATAATTTAAGTTAATCATAATCTTAAGTCTCTTGTTAACGGTTCAATAAATCATAACATTCtaagttttttaataaagtGAATATGTTGTGAAATCGGTCACTATATCAATGGATTACATTTAAACTagctataaaaaataaaaaaaaaaattctcaattaGATTATTCTATTACATGCCACTAATATAGTTCCCTCTTATAAGTGAATCTCCAAGCATCCTTTcatgtcaaaaataaaattatgccTGAAACTGGAAAATTTTCGCCTCCGAACCTAAAAATTAGACTATGAACCTGAAAGCAACAAAATGTGGACGTCCTCATAACTTGCATGTTAGTTTTGGCGCCAGACACAGTCACTGTATCTCATAAGCACCTGAAACtagttttgaaagaaaataccATTCCATTTCAGATTCCAGACCCGAGGATCCTCTTTCTTCTTCCATTCCCATTTTTTCTCCCAATGTGATTGATTACTCTTCCAACTTTCATGGATTCTGAAACCCTAGACTCCACCCAGCTGTTCCTCACAGCCCTCAAAACCCTCCAACCCGAGCTTCCTCCTCCagcctccacctccacctccacctcccTCCCCCCACTCCCCTCCTCCCTCCCTCACTCCAAACTTATCCCTCACACACGCTTCCTCGTCGACGCCTTCCGCCACGCCGGCCCCTACTCCCACTCCTACTTCCTCTCCCACTTCCACTCCGACCACTACACCGGCCTCTCCGCCTCCTGGTCCCGCGGCGTCATCTTCTGCTCCGCCACCACCGCCTCTCTCCTCCGCAACATCCTCCACGTCCCCGCCGCCCTCGTCGTCCCTCTCCCCCTCCGCCAACCGCTTCGCATTGATGGCGCCCAAGTCACCCTCCTCGACGCCAACCACTGCCCCGGCGCCGTACAGTTTCTCTTCGCCATCCCCAGCGCCGATGGCACCGCCACCCTAAGGTACGTTCACACCGGCGACTTCCGCTTTTCTAGCTCTATGGTTTCGGAGCCCGCCCTCGCCTCCTTCGTCGGTGCCGATGCGGTTTTTCTCGACACCACATATTGTAACCCTAAGTTCGTTTTTCCCTCGCAAGAGGAATCCATTGATTACGTTGCCAGTGTTGTGGAGAGGATTGAGCGTGAGTGTGGTGATAGTAATGATAAAGTTCTGTTTCTTGTTGCTACTTATGTTATTGGGAAGGAGAAGATTTTGCTTGAGCTTGCACGTAGGTTTAAGAGGAAGATACATGTTGATGCTAGGAAGATGGAGGTTTTGAGGGTTCTTGGGTATGGGGAGAGCGGTGAGTTTACTGAGAATGGGTTGGAGAGTAATATCCATGTTGTTGGATGGAATGTGTTGGGGGAGACTTGGCCATACTTTAGGCCTAATTTTGTTAAGATGAAGGAGGTTATGGCTGAGAGAGGGGGTTCCTACTCCAGGGTTGTGGGCTTTGTTCCTACCGGCTGGACCTATGAGGTGAAGCGCAGTAGGTTTGCAGTCAAGTCCAAGGATGCATTTCAGATTCATCTTGTGCCCTATAGTGAGCACTCGAACTATGACGAGCTCAGGGAGTATGTGAAGTTTTTGAAGCCAAAGCGTGTTGTTCCGACTGTGGGTTTGGATGTTGAGAAGAGTGACAGTAAACATGCTGACAAAATTAGGAAGCATTTTGCTGGGTTGGTCGATGAGACTGCTAACAAGCATGAGTTTTTAAGGGGCTTTTGTGGCGGCCTTGGTGAAGTGGGTTTCAAGGCTGAGAAGGGTGTTAGTGATGTTCTGGAACCTGGTCAAGGCATGGACAAAAAAGTCATTCCATTGGAGGAGATAAAAAGTGATAAGAGTATTGATCCAGATGTGGCTGTGGGTTTGCCTTCTTTTGTGGGAGATACTTGTACTGAAGATCCTACTTTGCTGAGCGacgaagaaaaagagaaaataattggAGAACTTAGCTTTTGTTTGCCCACATGGGTCACCCGAGACCAGATGCTGGATATGATCAGCATATCTGGGAGCAATGTCGTTGAAGCTGTTTCTAATTTCTATGAACGTGAAACTGAATTTCATGAGCAAGTGATTTCCTGTCAAACTCCTGTTTCAACATCCAAGTGCTGCACATTAAATGACACTGATTCACTTGCAAAACCTAGCCTTAATAATGCAAACAGCACTAGGAAAAATATTGACATTTTTTCTAGTCAAGACTCTAAATCAACTATCCTGAGGCATAAAGTACCCAGTCCCATTTCTCCTGCCAAAAGGAAGAGAAGTAGTGACAGTAAGCCAAACAAAAAAGGCAAAGTCAAAGCAAAATCTGAGCCAAGTGGTTCAAAGCAGTCCACGCTTACAAGATTCTTCAGGAAAGTAACACCTGAGATTCCTGGTGGTACTCAATCTGATAATTCTGAACCAAAGCTTGAGCAAAGCTCTGAAGTTGAAGACTTGTTACCAACTGATGTTGGACAAATGTACAAGGATgaaattgatcaatttttgcaGATAATAAATGGGAATGAGTCATTAAAGAACCATGCCATGACTATAATTAAGAAGACAAAAGGAGATGTCAATAAAGCACTTGATATATATTACTGTAATTCTGGAAATCTTACCGAAAATGAATTATCAGTTCAAAAGGAGAGCAAAATTGATAAACCATTAGTAAAGAAACATGCATCAGAGGAAATAAGAATTATGCCTGATATTTCTGGGCAGAAAGTGTTAAAAGATAATGTAGATGCTACTCAACTATCTCTACCACCAGAGAAATACAACCCTATAGAACATggtttgttttagtttttattcCCCTGGATATACTGGTTTAGAAGATTTTCAGCCCCAtgcttttacttttattttttactttgtatatTCATGTTCTGTCTTGTAACCTATGTATACAATGGACATAAATGAGCAGCATGTTGGAGAGATGGACAGCCAGCACCATATTTACATATTGCACGAACCTTCAACCTGCTAGAGGGTGAGAGAGGAAAGATTAAAGCTACTTCACTGTTATGCAATATGTTTAGAAGGTTCACTTGTTACTCGTCACACTCTTTGTATCCATTGCCACTCTCCTTTTTATGGAATAATGAAATAGTTTTTCCCCTAATTGGCTAATTAAAGAACATTGTTTGCATGCGATGTTTCTATCACAGTTTGTTGGCTTTATCTCCAGCAGATGTGCTTCCCGCTGTGTATCTATGCACAAACAAAATTGCTGCAGACCATGAAAATAAGGTAGGTTTCCTGGTCTTGACAATTTGGGCTTATAATCTTTATCATTGATGAGAATGAAAAGGCAGTTCATTGATGAGAATGAAACGGCagttgggtaatttgaaaaataaatgaataaatcaaagtaaaacATTTATCCTTTCCTTTGCTCTTTTATATGTgctgtataaattttttaagattaGGACCTAATTCCTTGGTGAACACATTGACACTTTGTTATATATGGCATTTTTGTCCTTTATTGTTGCTTGAAGGCGACTGTTTGTATCAAAACTAGCCATTTTGTATCtagtttttctttgaatttctattcctttttcttcaacttttttttgGATAACAAGGAGTGTAACCATGATTTCAACACcctagttatttatttattgttttatgataaaagagGGGAAAAGAGGCACTACGGGcctctatttatttatttttaagattaattaattcaataacATAAATCGGTTGTTTGCTGATACAAAGATATGTGTGGCTTGAAGATGTAGTTATAAGAATAAATAGAGAACTATGGAGGAGGGTATGGGGGCAAAATGGAACACAAAAATGTATACACCAAAGACTCatatcccctttatatatagttataaataacATGTGAGCATGAAGGAAGCGGGGTCCACTATGTCACTCTGCATGGGTTTTCTTCCCCCCTTGAAGCGAATAGTATCTCTAAGTTCTTGATTAAAATTGACCACTAATATCTATCAGCCAATTTAAAGATCACTTTATTCATACAATAAAAATACCTATCTGCAAACAACATTACTTGTTTAAGTTTGAATGAGAATAAAAGTGTAGAGTATTGCAATAAGAGTGTTATTATGCACTAACAAAGTTCCTTACAATTAATGTCAGGAACTAAATATTGGTGGAAGTTTAGTCACTGCAGCAATTGAAGAGGCATGTGGAACAAGTCGTTTGAAAATACGGGAGATGTATAACAAATTTGGTGATCTCGGTTGGATAATtgttttcatagtttttttaatgtttactACTAAACCTGTTCCATCTATGAGGATTTTGAATAACTGAAATAACCTGCAATGGTTAAACTTAAAGGTGATGTTGCTCAAGAATGTCGTCAAACACAGAGATTTCTTGCACCACCAACACCACTTCTAATTAAGGATGTTTTCTCTGCACTACAAAAGATAAGGTATTAACAACAGCCTTTCTGTTTCGTATGGTGAGCTAAGATCACACAACGGATATTATACCTTCCAATTGTCTGTTCTTCAAATGTTTAGTTAAAGTCGGTGCTAGGCTTAGGGTCATATGTAATTTCAAATGTTTGTAGTGCTCTTTAGTTAGGTAAACTTTTAGTTCTGCTCTACATTATCTCATGTAGTGTTCAACAGTGTACAAACAGGCAGTGGAAGTATATCTCGCAAGAAAGGAATCATTGTTCATCTCATGCACTCCTGCCGAGAGAAGGAGATGAAGTTTCTTGTTCGAACCTTGgtaaatatcttaatttttttttgctgaATAGAAGTTTGGTGGGAGGGAAGCTTACCCTATTCTGTATCCGTGTTTGCTTCAGTCCAAGTTTGAACTCTGCTTCATGTGTAGGTCAGGAACTTAAGGATAGGGGCCATGCTTAGAACTGTTTTGCCTGCATTGGCTCATGCTGTTGCTATGAATTCTAGCCCTACTTTTCACCAAGGAGGAACTGCAGAAAATTTGAAGGAGAAACTTCAGGTGCATTCTGCAGTCATCTTCTTTTACCTATGTCCAAGTTAATGTATTTATGTGCTATTTTGTTTCCCTATTTGCTTTTTAATGGTTGATATTAtcttttcataataattagTTTTCATCAGCCATTTTATATGTAGAGGAACTTCCGTTTAATACGATAATAGGAGATAAGATTATGTTAGTATACAAGATAACCTTATCCAAAAATACATTCAGTAAAAAACATGAGTAACATATAATACAAGGACTTGTTAGAAGTAGTTCAACCATCCAATGCTAAGTTACCTTGCCTCACGTGTTATAATCCTAGGGAATAATCTCCAGTAATTCCTGAAGAGTCTATGTACATGGACTATATGCAAGATCTATACATTACATTCTACAAGAATAAAAGCTTTCCCTTCTATCAGATTAGGTTCCCTATCTTTCTAAACGCCCTCCTTCCAAATTCAACAGACATCATCAATATGATTGTTGCTTTAAACCCCTGAATGTCTAGCAAAGGAACAaccaaaaatttcatttacatTACTCAGTATTAAtacaatagaaaaaatattctcGGATAAGAGGGAGAGAAAAAAGTGCAGTGGCCGAGGATAGCATATCCTTCACAGAAAATTAACTAACGTGCAGGCTACTCACTAAGTAATGATATTAGGGAGGGTCACCATACATACTCTTATCCTTATATATGCATAGAGGGTTTTTCATATTTGAATCATGATCAATTGGTCATCAAGGTGCAACTTTACTGCTGCACTAGGATACATTCTCCATagggaagagaaaagaaaataccCAATGAACAAACTGAAAGTATATCAGTTGTGTAAAGCTTGCCAATGCCTCAcattctttctattttgttcTTTACTTGTTCTGAAGTAGCTGAAGCTGAAGAGAATGTTATTTCGAAGGTAAATGCTGGAACCGTTAGACAAAATGACATTCTTAGACACTAAATTTCAACCCCAGCATTTCAGTCTGATGGGAAATTGGAGAACAGAAACTTCTTAAATGTTCGAGCATTATGCTCTGACAAAGTAAAAGCATAAATAGTGCATCTTCACAAGACCTTTGTCTTTTACATTCCAGCTAAATCCTGTAAAACTTGTAGTGGTTTTCATCAAATCATAGTGAACCTAGATTTGTGAGAGCCAAGAGGTCTATGTGTCATGTAATTAGCTTGTAAATTATGCAAAAATGGTAGTAtagtaattttcaaatttcaatgtAACTTTAATGATTTAGTAATTATAGGCTTGCTTTCAATTCTAGCATTCAtgattccttttcttttatctatcaTTTCTCTTGGCTCAAACTTGGAAGTCTTACCCTTCAATCTTTTGCccctttaatgtttttttaaaatctgtCACATATAAGTTATAACGGTTGGAGGTCTTATATCGACTAAGAATATGatcaaatcataatatataaggtGGTGCAAACTTCACTTTGCAAACTGGATTTTGTGGTTGAGTTAGACATGAACACACTTAAtaagatggtatcagagctatTTCAAGCTTATCCTATGAGATTTATTGGACCTATTGTATCATCCATTGTGGAGTTGCTGTCAGACTATCCACAAATATCTAATTCTACGTTTGAGATGTTCATTTCTCAGCGTGAATTGGTGTGTTGAAGATCCCATATT
This region of Vigna unguiculata cultivar IT97K-499-35 chromosome 5, ASM411807v1, whole genome shotgun sequence genomic DNA includes:
- the LOC114183756 gene encoding uncharacterized protein LOC114183756 — protein: MIKRRFFKLDHGDKDVSDPSSSSSDSELEAEAEATEEESSEDDATVEAKPNGDEAVSTSSGYASEDSSANDVDVDSTGVLFSEDDGGAINERDMLFNKEFLSKPDTEKSNVIAEKETVQADMPDYVLKHKSVFKCKICPRITCLSEGTLRDHLQSKRHARSVKLLSEGRLKVMLNSDGEIENQEIADVPSIDSEDNAEKNHEAQKQQKKRFRKKKSGIAKTKKFLSTEGPVKRRQKKRQV